Proteins encoded in a region of the Pseudomonas viciae genome:
- a CDS encoding DUF2182 domain-containing protein, whose product MQIHAYVNLSKQCPIFNLGQGPQGHHHAVQRRARSAQTGVFSHYGHGPLLIALALLLQMAAAENALAVALLVAMLWSASPWHRAALNRGHRMGRLSLFGWAANRDCLIRGLAHGLFCIVSCWAWMVVPLVSGSWHIPMMLVAGAILLAERLIAAKTPRWS is encoded by the coding sequence GTGCAGATTCATGCATACGTCAACTTGTCGAAGCAGTGCCCGATCTTCAACCTTGGCCAGGGTCCGCAAGGACATCACCACGCTGTCCAACGCCGAGCTCGATCTGCTCAAACAGGCGTTTTCAGCCATTATGGCCATGGCCCGCTCCTGATCGCCCTGGCGCTGTTGCTACAGATGGCTGCCGCAGAAAATGCCCTGGCCGTGGCGCTGCTGGTTGCGATGCTGTGGAGCGCGAGCCCGTGGCACCGCGCAGCCCTCAATCGTGGCCACCGAATGGGGCGGCTAAGCCTGTTCGGCTGGGCTGCCAACAGGGATTGCCTGATCCGAGGCCTGGCGCACGGCCTCTTTTGTATCGTTTCGTGCTGGGCCTGGATGGTCGTACCGCTTGTCAGCGGGTCCTGGCACATCCCGATGATGTTGGTGGCGGGCGCGATCCTGCTGGCTGAACGGCTCATCGCTGCCAAAACGCCGCGCTGGAGCTGA
- a CDS encoding ArsR/SmtB family transcription factor, with translation MTNPTSARTRAIDAAIDSLDGSFFKALCEPSRVAVLKRVMQLGRADIAEIAEGLPQERSVVSRHLQVLLEAGIVRATKVSRQMFYEVDGPAVVTRLEAILQHMKSLAPFCCPGAPK, from the coding sequence ATGACAAACCCAACCTCCGCACGTACCCGTGCAATTGATGCTGCTATCGACTCGCTCGATGGATCCTTCTTCAAAGCTCTGTGCGAGCCGTCGCGAGTAGCTGTGCTCAAGCGAGTCATGCAACTGGGGCGAGCGGATATCGCCGAGATTGCCGAAGGGCTGCCTCAAGAGCGTTCAGTGGTGTCCCGACATCTACAAGTGCTATTAGAGGCGGGCATCGTCCGTGCTACCAAGGTCAGTCGGCAGATGTTCTACGAGGTGGATGGACCGGCAGTGGTGACACGGCTCGAAGCCATTCTCCAGCACATGAAGAGTCTGGCCCCGTTTTGCTGCCCTGGTGCACCAAAG